The Rhodocytophaga rosea genome has a segment encoding these proteins:
- the hemE gene encoding uroporphyrinogen decarboxylase: MQLKNDLLLRAARGEKTERTPVWLMRQAGRILPEYRAVREKLSGFIELATTPELAAEVTIQPVDILGVDAAIIFSDILVIPEAMGLPYEMQEKRGPHFPKTIQTRADIDNLRISDAATDLGYVLEAIRIVKKELNGRVPLIGFAGAPWTIFSYMVEGGGSKTFSKAKKMLYTEPELSHLLLQKITDSTIDYLQGQIAAGADIIQIFDSWAGILAPDQYHTFSLPYIAQICNAIQQVPKTVFAKGAFFARTAMKTLDCQVVGLDWNMEIEESRTLLGPDKTLQGNLDPCVLYASYQQIETETKKMLQAFGPYRHIANLGHGVYPDTDPDKVKCFIETVKEYSPAFKF; encoded by the coding sequence ATGCAACTGAAAAATGATTTACTGCTACGAGCCGCCCGTGGTGAAAAAACCGAACGGACCCCTGTGTGGCTGATGCGTCAGGCCGGCCGTATTTTACCAGAATACAGAGCAGTACGGGAAAAACTAAGCGGTTTTATTGAACTGGCTACCACACCGGAACTGGCCGCAGAAGTCACTATTCAACCGGTGGATATTCTGGGGGTAGATGCTGCTATTATATTTTCGGATATTCTGGTAATTCCCGAAGCCATGGGATTACCTTATGAAATGCAGGAGAAACGGGGACCTCATTTTCCTAAAACCATTCAAACCCGGGCTGATATTGATAACTTAAGAATATCGGATGCAGCAACAGACCTGGGCTATGTGCTGGAAGCAATTCGGATTGTGAAGAAAGAACTAAACGGACGGGTGCCGCTTATTGGTTTTGCCGGTGCCCCCTGGACTATTTTTTCCTATATGGTAGAAGGCGGAGGATCAAAAACTTTCTCTAAAGCAAAAAAAATGCTTTATACGGAACCGGAACTTTCCCATTTACTACTTCAGAAAATCACCGACAGCACCATCGATTACCTACAAGGACAGATAGCCGCCGGAGCAGACATCATCCAGATTTTTGATTCATGGGCAGGCATTTTAGCTCCGGATCAATATCATACTTTTTCGCTGCCCTATATTGCCCAGATTTGTAATGCAATTCAGCAGGTGCCAAAAACAGTGTTTGCCAAAGGTGCTTTTTTTGCGAGAACTGCCATGAAGACATTGGATTGTCAGGTTGTTGGCCTGGACTGGAATATGGAAATAGAAGAATCCAGAACGTTGCTGGGACCAGATAAAACCCTGCAGGGTAACTTAGACCCATGTGTGCTATATGCTTCTTATCAGCAGATCGAAACCGAAACAAAAAAAATGCTGCAGGCGTTTGGTCCTTACCGCCACATTGCTAACCTAGGACATGGCGTATATCCGGATACCGATCCGGATAAGGTGAAATGTTTTATTGAAACCGTGAAAGAATATTCACCTGCGTTTAAATTTTAG